In a genomic window of Colius striatus isolate bColStr4 chromosome 2, bColStr4.1.hap1, whole genome shotgun sequence:
- the LOC133625007 gene encoding LOW QUALITY PROTEIN: perilipin-2-like (The sequence of the model RefSeq protein was modified relative to this genomic sequence to represent the inferred CDS: inserted 2 bases in 1 codon) gives MSINTVLGSRVVQIVSNGVDSALTKSETLVDQYLPLTEAELEKEAAKVEGFEVEIQKPSYYIRLGSLSSKVRSHAYQQALDKVRDAKQKSQETISQLHHTVSLIEYARKXANQKLLGAQAKFYQSWVQWKKNTGQNDGDEPHSAEHIESRTLAIAQSLTQQLQTTCLTLVSSLQGLPQNVQNQVYSVGSMAGDVYQSFRSASSFQELSDSLLTTSKGQLKKIKESLDDVMDYLVNNTPLNWLVGPFCPQLPGIQHAESKGEGENSSQNDKQLEHSAE, from the exons atgAGCATCAACACTGTCCTGGGAAGTCGTGTGGTGCAAATAGTGAGCAATGGAGTGGACAGTGCTCTCACTAAGTCAGAGACCCTTGTAGACCAATATCTTCCACttacagaagcagaactagagaaagaagctgcaaaagtTGAAGGCTTTGAAGTTGAAATTCAAAAGCCAAGCTACTACATAAGACTAGGATCCTTGTCTTCAAAAGTCCGCAGCCATGCCTACCAGCAAGCCTTAGATAAAGTTAGAGATGCTAAACAAAAGAGCCAGGAGACAATCTCTCAGCTCCACCACACTGTTAGTCTGATTGAGTATGCCAGGAA TGCCAATCAGAAACTTCTTGGTGCTCAGGCAAAGTTTTACCAGTCGTGGGTACAATGGAAGAAGAATACAGGCCAAAATGATGGTGATGAACCGCATAGTGCTGAGCATATTGAGTCAAGAACTCTAGCTATTGCACAGAGCCTCACTCAGCAGCTTCAGACCACCTGCCTCACACTGGTCTCAAGCCTACAGGGCCTGCCACAGAATGTGCAGAATCAGGTTTACAGTGTTGGCTCAATGGCAGGTGATGTCTACCAGAGCTTTCGCTCAGCATCCTCCTTCCAAGAATTATCAGACAGCCTTCTTACTACTAGCAAAGGACAGCTGAAGAAAATCAAGGAGTCTCTGGATGACGTGATGGATTATCTTGTTAACAACACGCCTCTCAACTGGCTGGTAGGTCCCTTTTGCCCACAACTGCCTGGAATTCAGCATGCTGAGAGCAAAGGTGAAGGGGAGAATTCCAGCCAGAATGACAAACAGCTTGAACACAGTGCTGAATAA